Proteins from a genomic interval of Gammaproteobacteria bacterium:
- a CDS encoding RNA polymerase sigma factor codes for MLSDRDILELAEKARTGEKEALGRLADHLRPVVCRWALVLTGDPDDAEDVAQFVVMKMLTSIKSFNGRSRVTSWLYGITRNASLDHQRGKRRNRRLVEKLGQLAQTETPRREDPLEQLEMTRTLRLIRTLLSEIPMRQREVFDLVELQGLRPIEAADLLGMNPNTLRVHLLRARRAMRREMLSRGHRYGNTGD; via the coding sequence ATGCTCTCCGACCGAGACATCCTGGAGTTGGCGGAAAAGGCCAGGACGGGGGAAAAGGAGGCGCTCGGAAGGCTGGCGGACCATCTGCGACCCGTTGTTTGCCGGTGGGCGCTGGTCCTGACCGGCGATCCCGACGACGCGGAGGACGTCGCACAGTTCGTCGTGATGAAGATGCTCACGTCGATCAAGAGCTTCAACGGCCGCTCCAGGGTTACGAGTTGGCTCTACGGGATTACGCGGAACGCCAGCCTGGATCACCAGCGCGGGAAGCGGCGGAACCGACGGTTGGTCGAGAAACTTGGGCAGTTGGCTCAGACAGAGACGCCTCGGCGCGAAGACCCGCTCGAACAGCTCGAGATGACGAGAACCTTGCGCCTGATTCGGACCCTGCTGAGCGAGATTCCCATGAGGCAACGAGAGGTCTTCGATCTGGTCGAGTTGCAGGGGCTGAGACCGATCGAGGCGGCTGATCTGCTGGGAATGAACCCGAACACGCTGCGGGTACATCTGCTGCGCGCACGGCGCGCGATGCGCAGGGAGATGCTGTCCCGGGGCCATCGATATGGAAACACGGGGGACTAA
- a CDS encoding sigma-54 dependent transcriptional regulator, translating into MTARILIADDQADILEALRLLLKGEGFETTAVTSPGAVRRAVEKGDFDLVLLDLNYTRDTTSGKEGLALLGDLRELDETLPVVTMTAWGSVGGAVEAMRRGARDYVEKPWDNERLLATIRTQVDLGRALRRAQRLETENIRLKGESAPKLIAESAAMRPVLEIINRVGPSHANVLITGEHGTGKEVVARRLHAVSHRSGYDLVAVNAGGFGEGIFESEIFGHVKGAFTDARTERVGCFELAHKGTLFLDEIANVSLQQQARFLRVLESGEIRRVGSSKVRHVDVRVISATNASIGEAVASGDFREDLLYRLNTVEIELPPLRDRPEDIPLLARHFLGRQAARYGRAIVGFSAGAEAALTAHAWPGNVRELQHSVERAVVMARGSHIQAADLRLRGREGDSAALYDVTLEEAERILVRKALDRHGGNVSKAARALGLTRSSLYRRLKRIRAQDDDRKPVTG; encoded by the coding sequence ATGACGGCGCGCATCCTGATCGCGGACGACCAGGCGGACATTCTGGAAGCACTGCGCCTGCTGCTTAAGGGCGAGGGCTTCGAGACCACGGCCGTCACGTCCCCCGGTGCGGTCCGGCGCGCGGTCGAGAAGGGCGACTTCGACCTGGTCCTGCTCGACCTCAACTATACCCGCGACACCACCTCCGGAAAGGAGGGACTGGCGCTGCTCGGCGACCTTCGTGAACTGGACGAGACCCTGCCCGTGGTCACCATGACCGCGTGGGGCAGCGTGGGCGGAGCCGTGGAGGCGATGCGCCGGGGAGCCCGGGACTATGTCGAGAAGCCATGGGACAACGAACGGCTGCTCGCCACGATTCGAACGCAGGTGGATCTCGGGCGGGCGTTGCGCCGTGCCCAGCGCCTCGAGACCGAGAACATAAGGCTCAAGGGAGAGAGCGCACCGAAACTCATCGCCGAATCCGCGGCCATGCGGCCGGTGCTGGAGATCATCAATCGCGTCGGCCCTTCGCACGCAAACGTGCTGATTACCGGGGAGCACGGGACGGGCAAGGAGGTAGTCGCCCGACGGCTGCATGCCGTGTCGCATCGATCCGGGTACGACCTCGTCGCCGTGAACGCCGGAGGGTTTGGCGAAGGGATCTTCGAGAGCGAGATCTTCGGACATGTAAAAGGCGCCTTCACCGACGCCAGGACCGAGCGGGTCGGGTGCTTCGAACTCGCCCACAAGGGCACCCTGTTTCTCGATGAGATCGCCAACGTATCGTTGCAACAGCAGGCCAGGTTCCTGCGCGTGCTCGAGAGCGGCGAGATCCGGCGCGTCGGCTCGTCGAAAGTGCGGCACGTGGATGTGCGGGTCATTTCCGCCACCAACGCCAGCATCGGCGAAGCAGTGGCGAGCGGTGATTTCCGCGAAGATCTGCTCTATCGGTTGAACACGGTCGAGATCGAGCTTCCGCCACTCCGGGACCGTCCCGAGGACATCCCCTTGCTGGCCCGGCACTTCCTGGGGAGGCAGGCAGCCCGGTACGGAAGAGCCATTGTCGGCTTCTCGGCGGGGGCCGAGGCCGCCCTCACGGCGCACGCCTGGCCCGGTAACGTGCGCGAGCTGCAGCACTCGGTCGAGCGGGCCGTGGTCATGGCACGCGGCTCGCACATCCAGGCGGCCGACCTGCGGCTGCGCGGGCGCGAAGGCGATTCGGCAGCCCTCTACGACGTTACGCTGGAGGAGGCCGAGCGCATCCTCGTACGGAAGGCGCTGGATCGCCACGGTGGAAATGTGAGCAAGGCGGCGCGGGCGCTCGGGCTTACCCGCAGCTCCCTCTACCGGCGTCTGAAGCGGATCAGGGCCCAGGACGATGATCGGAAACCCGTGACTGGTTGA
- a CDS encoding ATP-binding protein translates to MSLRWLGTRHDRRVLLLTVLAGLPAIVVALLLLWRSEFDPTIRWPLSLALIAGWLGLSAAAKNHALRPFETIANMLAALREGDFSIRARVGDARDPLSLAYLEINSLEEILREQRLGAVEATETLRKVLEEIDIVVLAFDPQGVLRIVNRAGERLLGQPAHRLRGRTAEELRLSSQLTGTTPRTVELSFPGGSGRWELRRSVVRQEGYPLRLIALSDLSRALHEEERKAWKRIIRVLSHEINNSLAPIKSISGSLHTLLRRSRLPADIEEDVERGLGVISSRAETLGRFMASYARLARLPAPKLAPVPVGSLVQVVADLETRVPVEVVAGPDASCSADADQLQQALINLVRNAADATLEAEGRRVRLGWEVHDARVEIIVEDEGPGLGDTGNLFVPFFTTKSGGSGVGLVLSRQIAESHGGTLSLENRRDGGGARARIAIPMDSGD, encoded by the coding sequence ATGAGCCTCAGGTGGCTGGGTACGCGACACGACAGGCGGGTTCTCCTCCTTACCGTGTTGGCGGGCCTGCCCGCCATCGTCGTCGCACTCCTGCTGCTCTGGCGGAGCGAGTTCGACCCGACCATCCGGTGGCCGCTGTCGCTGGCGTTGATCGCCGGTTGGCTCGGGCTCAGTGCCGCTGCGAAGAACCATGCGCTCCGTCCTTTCGAGACCATCGCGAACATGCTCGCGGCCCTGCGTGAGGGGGACTTCTCGATCAGGGCCAGGGTTGGTGACGCCCGGGACCCTCTCTCGCTGGCCTACCTGGAGATCAACTCACTCGAGGAGATCCTGAGGGAGCAGAGGCTCGGAGCCGTTGAAGCCACCGAGACGCTCCGCAAGGTCCTGGAGGAGATCGACATCGTGGTGCTGGCCTTCGACCCGCAGGGTGTGCTGCGCATCGTCAATCGCGCGGGCGAGAGACTCCTCGGGCAACCGGCACACCGACTCAGGGGCAGGACAGCCGAGGAGCTGCGTCTCTCCAGCCAGTTGACCGGTACTACGCCGCGCACGGTGGAGCTGTCGTTTCCCGGCGGGTCGGGCCGGTGGGAACTCCGGCGCAGTGTCGTCCGCCAGGAGGGGTATCCCCTCCGGTTGATCGCGCTCTCGGACCTGAGCCGCGCGTTGCACGAAGAGGAGCGCAAGGCCTGGAAGCGCATCATCCGGGTGCTGTCCCATGAGATCAACAATTCACTGGCCCCGATCAAGTCGATTTCGGGCAGCCTCCACACGCTTCTCAGGCGCAGCCGGCTTCCCGCCGATATCGAGGAGGATGTGGAGCGAGGCCTGGGCGTGATCTCGTCACGGGCCGAGACGCTGGGGCGGTTCATGGCTTCATACGCCCGGCTCGCACGGCTGCCGGCACCGAAGCTGGCTCCAGTCCCGGTCGGCAGTCTGGTACAGGTGGTTGCCGACCTGGAGACGCGGGTTCCCGTGGAGGTGGTGGCGGGTCCCGACGCCAGTTGTTCCGCGGACGCCGATCAGCTCCAGCAAGCCCTCATCAACCTGGTCAGGAACGCGGCCGATGCCACCCTCGAAGCCGAGGGCCGCCGGGTGCGGCTCGGATGGGAGGTTCATGACGCCAGGGTTGAGATCATCGTCGAAGACGAGGGCCCGGGGCTCGGAGACACCGGCAACCTCTTCGTGCCCTTCTTTACGACGAAGTCCGGGGGCTCCGGGGTCGGCCTCGTGCTGTCACGGCAGATCGCCGAGAGTCATGGCGGCACCCTGTCGCTGGAGAATCGGAGAGACGGCGGCGGAGCGCGGGCGCGCATCGCGATTCCCATGGATTCGGGCGATTGA
- a CDS encoding TolC family protein — translation MVRGTAVGAVLVLMAGVGTASTPAGASGQERMSLSLEEAIRIAKDGNPAFLSATNDLDRATWQVREAWGQFLPSVTAGGGAQYEYAGVQRFGIFSSADIAAGTTDYLLSSYFLSVNWSIDGNTFFQARSARANQRAAEASGAADEFALEATVTLQYLAALRARDAVEVAERQVARWEQNFALIGARVDAGAALSTEGKQSEVDLGRARVALLRAENLYRTEIARLMEQLGTDLGAPLELASDFAVFEPGWDRRELIETAMSGHPGLRAALASEASASAQVNRARSSYFPTVSASAVWSGFTRQVGNRDYVVQQARGSVDRQRRSCQFDNALLAHLQDLPGLTAEDCSKYVLTEQIRQQVLAANQTFPFDFTRQPLSLRLSVSLPVFEGFARQRNIAQAHADRRDATYARRAEQLRLRAAVTQSYDDLATAYRALRIQERNLEVASEQLELARRRYTLGAAPFLELLDAEDSMAQSERDHLAAVYDFHAAIWSLEAAVGRRLRPDAEL, via the coding sequence ATGGTTCGAGGCACCGCAGTGGGCGCGGTTCTCGTCCTGATGGCCGGGGTCGGCACCGCTTCAACCCCCGCTGGCGCATCGGGCCAGGAACGCATGAGCCTTTCGCTCGAAGAGGCCATCCGGATCGCGAAGGATGGCAACCCGGCCTTTCTGTCGGCGACCAACGACCTGGATCGAGCCACATGGCAGGTCCGCGAGGCCTGGGGTCAGTTCCTGCCTTCGGTCACGGCCGGGGGAGGAGCCCAGTACGAGTACGCGGGCGTGCAGCGCTTCGGCATCTTCTCGTCGGCCGACATCGCGGCGGGCACCACCGACTACCTGCTCTCCAGCTATTTCCTGTCCGTCAACTGGTCGATCGACGGCAATACGTTCTTTCAGGCCAGGTCCGCGCGTGCGAACCAGCGCGCCGCCGAGGCCAGTGGCGCGGCGGACGAGTTTGCCCTGGAGGCCACCGTGACGCTGCAGTACCTCGCTGCGTTGAGGGCAAGGGACGCGGTCGAAGTAGCGGAGCGTCAGGTGGCCCGCTGGGAGCAGAACTTTGCGCTGATCGGCGCGCGGGTTGACGCGGGAGCCGCCCTTTCGACCGAAGGCAAGCAATCCGAGGTCGACCTGGGGCGAGCCCGGGTGGCCCTTCTCCGGGCGGAAAACCTCTACCGCACCGAGATCGCCCGCCTCATGGAGCAACTCGGCACGGATCTGGGAGCCCCGCTCGAGCTGGCTTCGGACTTCGCCGTGTTCGAACCAGGCTGGGATCGGAGAGAGCTGATCGAGACGGCCATGTCGGGACATCCCGGCCTGCGGGCGGCGCTGGCGTCGGAGGCGTCGGCTTCGGCGCAGGTCAACCGGGCCCGCAGCAGCTACTTTCCAACCGTTTCGGCGTCAGCGGTCTGGTCGGGCTTCACCCGCCAGGTCGGCAACCGGGACTACGTCGTTCAGCAGGCCCGGGGCAGCGTCGACCGCCAGCGGCGAAGCTGCCAGTTCGACAACGCCCTCCTGGCCCACCTGCAGGACCTGCCGGGGCTCACGGCGGAAGACTGCTCGAAGTACGTGCTCACCGAGCAGATTCGCCAGCAGGTCCTGGCGGCGAACCAGACGTTCCCGTTCGACTTTACCAGGCAGCCGCTGAGCCTTCGCCTGAGCGTGAGTCTCCCTGTATTCGAGGGCTTCGCCCGACAGCGCAACATCGCCCAGGCTCACGCGGACCGGCGAGATGCCACCTACGCTCGCAGGGCGGAGCAACTCAGGCTCCGGGCGGCCGTTACGCAGTCCTACGACGATCTGGCGACGGCATACCGGGCCCTGCGCATCCAGGAGCGCAATCTGGAGGTGGCGTCGGAGCAGCTCGAGCTCGCGCGCCGGCGCTATACGCTCGGGGCGGCCCCGTTCCTGGAGCTTCTGGATGCCGAGGACTCGATGGCGCAGTCGGAGCGCGACCACCTGGCTGCCGTGTACGACTTTCATGCCGCCATCTGGTCGCTTGAAGCCGCGGTTGGGCGGCGTCTGCGGCCCGACGCCGAGCTCTGA
- a CDS encoding ABC transporter permease — protein sequence MSAILDDVRYSLRSLRRTPGFTVVAALVLALGIGATSAIFSVLSAVVLRPVPFPDGQRVVNLAWNYGTYVSPYLTAAQFSYWQERTRSLGTFASWQSSFGRVGEVGEITGAQVLRVTSGFFGVVGMSPAVGRAFAEDEYRPGGPRVAVVSPAFWREHFGEQMDVSGRVSIRLEEEPYAIIGLLPEDFAFPYVPEPVEMVLPTEVPTVDPDDHGENWPAIARLGDDYTMSDARTGVASLNAGFRMTYPQQAAEAEPGMTLDSFSDLYVGQTANAIWILMGAVMAVLLITCANVGNLFLVRALRRRGEMALCAALGATESRIVRLGMAEAIVVASAAAAVGVALAVSGANVLVAWAPVRLPLAGSITVDWRVVAFTTAISLTAAVVVSLVAARPAVRGGLWRALGQGSRTTTGQRRLQEALVSGQTALSTILLVAAGLLFTTWSNLRQADPGFDPEALVAVKLPIRPPNYDTSEQLDQFAQGVIESVRSSDGIDLAAGASSLPFERGLNFPISIAGRDEFGGSVELRTVTRGYFETLAVPVVRGRSFAPADVQGAVPVAIVNESFARNYFPGDDAVGQRIDLGRINNEYRFPSLAGPGVLIVGVAADVQDVSFRTEVRRTMYLPHAQAGDYIANIRAAMPVFVVRSTLPVERLELAFAQAIRTVDPALPGPDVFALSETVADSMARERFGTLLVTLFGALSLILTAVGVYAVLAQTVRSRRREIGIRMAVGANGDRVLRLVVVRGLLPVVVGIGVGLAGAMAVSDLLETYLWGVTGTDARTLGTAAAGILAVATFACWIPAREATGVDPVTALAS from the coding sequence GTGTCCGCAATCCTCGATGACGTCCGCTACTCCCTGAGGTCCCTTCGGAGGACCCCCGGGTTCACCGTCGTGGCCGCATTGGTGCTCGCTCTGGGGATCGGCGCCACGAGCGCGATCTTCAGCGTGCTGAGCGCCGTGGTGTTGCGGCCCGTGCCGTTTCCGGACGGCCAGCGGGTCGTGAATCTGGCGTGGAACTACGGCACCTACGTTTCCCCCTACCTGACGGCAGCCCAGTTCTCGTACTGGCAGGAGCGCACACGCTCCCTGGGCACCTTCGCGAGCTGGCAGTCGTCTTTCGGACGGGTCGGCGAAGTCGGTGAGATCACGGGCGCTCAAGTCCTGCGCGTAACCTCAGGCTTCTTCGGCGTCGTGGGCATGTCGCCGGCGGTGGGTCGCGCCTTCGCCGAGGATGAATACCGGCCCGGAGGGCCCAGGGTCGCGGTGGTGTCTCCCGCGTTCTGGCGCGAGCACTTCGGCGAACAGATGGACGTGTCCGGCCGCGTCTCGATCAGGCTTGAAGAAGAGCCCTACGCGATCATCGGGCTGCTTCCCGAGGACTTCGCCTTCCCTTACGTGCCGGAACCCGTGGAGATGGTCCTGCCCACTGAGGTACCAACCGTCGATCCTGACGACCACGGCGAGAATTGGCCGGCCATCGCAAGGCTCGGCGACGACTACACGATGAGCGACGCCCGGACCGGGGTGGCGTCGCTCAATGCCGGGTTCCGGATGACGTACCCGCAGCAGGCCGCCGAAGCCGAACCGGGAATGACGCTCGACTCCTTCTCGGACTTGTACGTCGGGCAGACTGCGAATGCGATCTGGATCCTGATGGGCGCCGTCATGGCCGTCCTGCTGATCACCTGCGCCAACGTCGGCAACCTGTTCCTGGTTAGAGCATTGCGACGGCGAGGAGAGATGGCGCTGTGCGCTGCTCTCGGCGCGACCGAGAGCCGGATCGTGCGACTTGGCATGGCAGAGGCCATCGTGGTGGCTTCCGCGGCGGCCGCCGTCGGAGTCGCGCTCGCGGTGTCGGGCGCCAATGTGCTCGTCGCGTGGGCTCCCGTCCGGCTGCCGCTGGCAGGCTCGATCACGGTGGACTGGAGGGTTGTGGCGTTCACGACCGCGATTTCGCTGACGGCCGCCGTCGTGGTGAGTCTGGTGGCCGCGCGGCCCGCGGTGCGCGGGGGACTCTGGCGGGCGCTGGGACAGGGCTCCCGGACCACGACCGGGCAGCGTCGACTGCAGGAGGCGCTGGTGTCGGGGCAGACGGCGCTCTCGACCATCCTGCTCGTGGCCGCCGGCCTGCTCTTCACCACCTGGTCGAACCTCAGGCAAGCCGACCCCGGGTTCGATCCCGAAGCACTCGTAGCCGTCAAGCTGCCGATCAGACCTCCCAACTATGACACTTCCGAGCAGCTCGACCAGTTCGCACAGGGAGTGATCGAGAGTGTGCGAAGCTCGGACGGAATCGATCTCGCCGCCGGAGCGAGCAGTCTCCCCTTCGAGCGGGGCCTGAACTTCCCCATTTCGATAGCCGGACGCGACGAGTTCGGTGGTTCGGTCGAGCTGCGAACCGTCACCCGGGGCTACTTCGAGACGCTGGCGGTCCCGGTGGTCCGCGGACGATCGTTCGCGCCCGCGGATGTTCAGGGCGCGGTCCCGGTCGCCATCGTCAACGAGAGCTTCGCACGCAACTATTTTCCCGGCGACGACGCCGTCGGACAGCGCATAGATCTCGGGCGAATCAACAACGAGTACCGATTCCCTTCCCTGGCGGGGCCCGGAGTCCTGATCGTCGGTGTGGCCGCGGACGTACAGGATGTCTCGTTCCGGACCGAGGTCCGGCGAACGATGTACCTTCCGCACGCTCAGGCCGGCGACTACATCGCCAACATCCGAGCCGCGATGCCGGTTTTCGTGGTGCGGAGCACCCTGCCCGTGGAGCGACTCGAACTGGCGTTCGCCCAGGCGATACGCACGGTGGATCCCGCGCTTCCCGGCCCCGACGTCTTCGCTCTGAGCGAGACGGTCGCGGACTCAATGGCGCGGGAACGATTCGGCACCCTGCTCGTGACGCTCTTCGGAGCTCTCTCGCTCATCCTGACCGCAGTCGGCGTCTACGCCGTGCTGGCCCAAACCGTGCGAAGTCGTCGCCGCGAGATCGGAATCCGCATGGCCGTAGGCGCGAATGGCGACCGGGTACTGCGGCTGGTCGTCGTGCGAGGACTGCTCCCGGTCGTCGTCGGGATCGGCGTTGGACTCGCGGGTGCGATGGCCGTCTCGGATCTGCTGGAAACCTACCTCTGGGGCGTCACGGGCACCGACGCCAGGACACTCGGCACAGCGGCGGCCGGAATCCTCGCTGTGGCCACCTTCGCGTGCTGGATTCCCGCGCGGGAAGCGACGGGGGTAGACCCGGTCACAGCCCTGGCCTCGTGA